One window from the genome of Maylandia zebra isolate NMK-2024a linkage group LG18, Mzebra_GT3a, whole genome shotgun sequence encodes:
- the mbnl1 gene encoding muscleblind-like protein 1 isoform X7, which produces MAMNITHIRDTKWLTLEVCREFQRGTCSRSDQECKFAHPAKSCQVDNGRVIACFDSLKGRCSRENCKYLHPPPHLKTQLEINGRNNLIQQKNMAMLAQQMQLANAMMPGTQLPPMVRGHTRMNTPQLLPTPMFSVTPGLATNASAAAAAAAAFNPYLSPVSPSLMPPEILPSTPVLMASSPAVSQVPNAAAAAQKLLRTDRLEVCREYQRGNCSRGENDCRFAHPADSTMIDTNDNTVTVCMDYIKGRCSREKCKYFHPPAHLQAKIKAAQHQVNQATAAAAMTQSAVKSLKRPLDATFDLGIAPSVMAPLPKRAALEKANGASAVFNTGMLQYQQALASMQFQQQAAFLPSVPMMHGGTPATVSAATTSATSVPFATASTNQLTSNEYMQLIPIISADHLSSHKYLTQM; this is translated from the exons ATGGCAATGAACATAACACACATCCGTGACACAAAGTGGCTGACACTGGAAGTATGTCGGGAGTTCCAGAGGGGCACCTGCTCACGCTCCGACCAGGAGTGCAAGTTCGCTCACCCAGCCAAGAGCTGCCAGGTGGACAACGGACGGGTCATCGCTTGCTTCGACTCGCTCAAG GGCCGTTGTTCCAGGGAGAATTGCAAGTACCTGCACCCTCCTCCCCATCTAAAGACCCAACTGGAGATCAATGGCAGGAACAATCTGATCCAGCAGAAGAATATGGCCATGCTCGCCCAACAGATGCAGCTCGCCAATGCCATGATGCCTGGCACGCAGCTACCACCTATGGTGAGAGGACACACACGTATGAACACACCACAGCTACTGCCCACG CCGATGTTCTCGGTGACACCAGGCCTGGCCACCAATGCAAgcgcagcagcagctgcagctgcagcctttaATCCCTACTTAAGCCCTGTGTCACCAAGCCTGATGCCTCCAGAGATCCTGCCCAGCACCCCTGTCCTCATGGCCTCCAGCCCTGCAGTCAGCCAAGTCCCCAACGCTGCCGCTGCAGCCCAGAAACTGCTGAGAACAGACAGACTTGAG GTCTGTCGGGAGTATCAAAGGGGCAACTGCTCTCGGGGGGAGAACGACTGTCGCTTCGCTCACCCCGCAGACAGCACTATGATCGACACCAACGACAACACCGTCACTGTATGCATGGACTACATCAAGGGTCGGTGCTCCCGAGAAAAGTGCAAGTACTTCCACCCGCCGGCTCACCTGCAGGCCAAAATAAAGGCTGCCCAGCACCAGGTGAACCAGGCCACAGCCGCCGCAGCCATG ACTCAGTCGGCTGTCAAATCACTGAAGCGACCCCTCGACGCAACCTTTGACCTG GGCATCGCCCCTAGTGTCATGGCTCCCCTGCCAAAGCGGGCAGCCCTGGAGAAGGCCAACGGGGCCTCTGCCGTGTTTAACACCGGCATGCTCCAGTACCAACAGGCCCTGGCCAGCATGCAGTTTCAGCAGCAGGCTGCTTTCCTCCCATCAG TTCCCATGATGCACGGTGGTACTCCAGCCACTGTGTCTGCAGCCACCACATCTGCCACAAGCGTTCCCTTCGCAACTGCCTCCACCAATCAG TTGACTTCCAACGAATACATGCAATTG ATTCCAATAATATCTGCAGATCATCTGAGTAGTCACAAGTACTTGACTCAGATGTAG
- the mbnl1 gene encoding muscleblind-like protein 1 isoform X18 produces the protein MAMNITHIRDTKWLTLEVCREFQRGTCSRSDQECKFAHPAKSCQVDNGRVIACFDSLKGRCSRENCKYLHPPPHLKTQLEINGRNNLIQQKNMAMLAQQMQLANAMMPGTQLPPMPMFSVTPGLATNASAAAAAAAAFNPYLSPVSPSLMPPEILPSTPVLMASSPAVSQVPNAAAAAQKLLRTDRLEVCREYQRGNCSRGENDCRFAHPADSTMIDTNDNTVTVCMDYIKGRCSREKCKYFHPPAHLQAKIKAAQHQVNQATAAAAMGIAPSVMAPLPKRAALEKANGASAVFNTGMLQYQQALASMQFQQQAAFLPSVPMMHGGTPATVSAATTSATSVPFATASTNQDSSLSKLTSNEYMQLIPIISADHLSSHKYLTQM, from the exons ATGGCAATGAACATAACACACATCCGTGACACAAAGTGGCTGACACTGGAAGTATGTCGGGAGTTCCAGAGGGGCACCTGCTCACGCTCCGACCAGGAGTGCAAGTTCGCTCACCCAGCCAAGAGCTGCCAGGTGGACAACGGACGGGTCATCGCTTGCTTCGACTCGCTCAAG GGCCGTTGTTCCAGGGAGAATTGCAAGTACCTGCACCCTCCTCCCCATCTAAAGACCCAACTGGAGATCAATGGCAGGAACAATCTGATCCAGCAGAAGAATATGGCCATGCTCGCCCAACAGATGCAGCTCGCCAATGCCATGATGCCTGGCACGCAGCTACCACCTATG CCGATGTTCTCGGTGACACCAGGCCTGGCCACCAATGCAAgcgcagcagcagctgcagctgcagcctttaATCCCTACTTAAGCCCTGTGTCACCAAGCCTGATGCCTCCAGAGATCCTGCCCAGCACCCCTGTCCTCATGGCCTCCAGCCCTGCAGTCAGCCAAGTCCCCAACGCTGCCGCTGCAGCCCAGAAACTGCTGAGAACAGACAGACTTGAG GTCTGTCGGGAGTATCAAAGGGGCAACTGCTCTCGGGGGGAGAACGACTGTCGCTTCGCTCACCCCGCAGACAGCACTATGATCGACACCAACGACAACACCGTCACTGTATGCATGGACTACATCAAGGGTCGGTGCTCCCGAGAAAAGTGCAAGTACTTCCACCCGCCGGCTCACCTGCAGGCCAAAATAAAGGCTGCCCAGCACCAGGTGAACCAGGCCACAGCCGCCGCAGCCATG GGCATCGCCCCTAGTGTCATGGCTCCCCTGCCAAAGCGGGCAGCCCTGGAGAAGGCCAACGGGGCCTCTGCCGTGTTTAACACCGGCATGCTCCAGTACCAACAGGCCCTGGCCAGCATGCAGTTTCAGCAGCAGGCTGCTTTCCTCCCATCAG TTCCCATGATGCACGGTGGTACTCCAGCCACTGTGTCTGCAGCCACCACATCTGCCACAAGCGTTCCCTTCGCAACTGCCTCCACCAATCAG GACTCTTCCTTATCAAAGTTGACTTCCAACGAATACATGCAATTG ATTCCAATAATATCTGCAGATCATCTGAGTAGTCACAAGTACTTGACTCAGATGTAG
- the mbnl1 gene encoding muscleblind-like protein 1 isoform X5, whose product MAMNITHIRDTKWLTLEVCREFQRGTCSRSDQECKFAHPAKSCQVDNGRVIACFDSLKGRCSRENCKYLHPPPHLKTQLEINGRNNLIQQKNMAMLAQQMQLANAMMPGTQLPPMVRGHTRMNTPQLLPTPMFSVTPGLATNASAAAAAAAAFNPYLSPVSPSLMPPEILPSTPVLMASSPAVSQVPNAAAAAQKLLRTDRLEVCREYQRGNCSRGENDCRFAHPADSTMIDTNDNTVTVCMDYIKGRCSREKCKYFHPPAHLQAKIKAAQHQVNQATAAAAMTQSAVKSLKRPLDATFDLGIAPSVMAPLPKRAALEKANGASAVFNTGMLQYQQALASMQFQQQAAFLPSGSILCMTPAASVVPMMHGGTPATVSAATTSATSVPFATASTNQIPIISADHLSSHKYLTQM is encoded by the exons ATGGCAATGAACATAACACACATCCGTGACACAAAGTGGCTGACACTGGAAGTATGTCGGGAGTTCCAGAGGGGCACCTGCTCACGCTCCGACCAGGAGTGCAAGTTCGCTCACCCAGCCAAGAGCTGCCAGGTGGACAACGGACGGGTCATCGCTTGCTTCGACTCGCTCAAG GGCCGTTGTTCCAGGGAGAATTGCAAGTACCTGCACCCTCCTCCCCATCTAAAGACCCAACTGGAGATCAATGGCAGGAACAATCTGATCCAGCAGAAGAATATGGCCATGCTCGCCCAACAGATGCAGCTCGCCAATGCCATGATGCCTGGCACGCAGCTACCACCTATGGTGAGAGGACACACACGTATGAACACACCACAGCTACTGCCCACG CCGATGTTCTCGGTGACACCAGGCCTGGCCACCAATGCAAgcgcagcagcagctgcagctgcagcctttaATCCCTACTTAAGCCCTGTGTCACCAAGCCTGATGCCTCCAGAGATCCTGCCCAGCACCCCTGTCCTCATGGCCTCCAGCCCTGCAGTCAGCCAAGTCCCCAACGCTGCCGCTGCAGCCCAGAAACTGCTGAGAACAGACAGACTTGAG GTCTGTCGGGAGTATCAAAGGGGCAACTGCTCTCGGGGGGAGAACGACTGTCGCTTCGCTCACCCCGCAGACAGCACTATGATCGACACCAACGACAACACCGTCACTGTATGCATGGACTACATCAAGGGTCGGTGCTCCCGAGAAAAGTGCAAGTACTTCCACCCGCCGGCTCACCTGCAGGCCAAAATAAAGGCTGCCCAGCACCAGGTGAACCAGGCCACAGCCGCCGCAGCCATG ACTCAGTCGGCTGTCAAATCACTGAAGCGACCCCTCGACGCAACCTTTGACCTG GGCATCGCCCCTAGTGTCATGGCTCCCCTGCCAAAGCGGGCAGCCCTGGAGAAGGCCAACGGGGCCTCTGCCGTGTTTAACACCGGCATGCTCCAGTACCAACAGGCCCTGGCCAGCATGCAGTTTCAGCAGCAGGCTGCTTTCCTCCCATCAG GCTCAATATTGTGCATGACACCTGCAGCCAGCGTTG TTCCCATGATGCACGGTGGTACTCCAGCCACTGTGTCTGCAGCCACCACATCTGCCACAAGCGTTCCCTTCGCAACTGCCTCCACCAATCAG ATTCCAATAATATCTGCAGATCATCTGAGTAGTCACAAGTACTTGACTCAGATGTAG
- the mbnl1 gene encoding muscleblind-like protein 1 isoform X11 encodes MAMNITHIRDTKWLTLEVCREFQRGTCSRSDQECKFAHPAKSCQVDNGRVIACFDSLKGRCSRENCKYLHPPPHLKTQLEINGRNNLIQQKNMAMLAQQMQLANAMMPGTQLPPMVRGHTRMNTPQLLPTPMFSVTPGLATNASAAAAAAAAFNPYLSPVSPSLMPPEILPSTPVLMASSPAVSQVPNAAAAAQKLLRTDRLEVCREYQRGNCSRGENDCRFAHPADSTMIDTNDNTVTVCMDYIKGRCSREKCKYFHPPAHLQAKIKAAQHQVNQATAAAAMGIAPSVMAPLPKRAALEKANGASAVFNTGMLQYQQALASMQFQQQAAFLPSVPMMHGGTPATVSAATTSATSVPFATASTNQDSSLSKLTSNEYMQLIPIISADHLSSHKYLTQM; translated from the exons ATGGCAATGAACATAACACACATCCGTGACACAAAGTGGCTGACACTGGAAGTATGTCGGGAGTTCCAGAGGGGCACCTGCTCACGCTCCGACCAGGAGTGCAAGTTCGCTCACCCAGCCAAGAGCTGCCAGGTGGACAACGGACGGGTCATCGCTTGCTTCGACTCGCTCAAG GGCCGTTGTTCCAGGGAGAATTGCAAGTACCTGCACCCTCCTCCCCATCTAAAGACCCAACTGGAGATCAATGGCAGGAACAATCTGATCCAGCAGAAGAATATGGCCATGCTCGCCCAACAGATGCAGCTCGCCAATGCCATGATGCCTGGCACGCAGCTACCACCTATGGTGAGAGGACACACACGTATGAACACACCACAGCTACTGCCCACG CCGATGTTCTCGGTGACACCAGGCCTGGCCACCAATGCAAgcgcagcagcagctgcagctgcagcctttaATCCCTACTTAAGCCCTGTGTCACCAAGCCTGATGCCTCCAGAGATCCTGCCCAGCACCCCTGTCCTCATGGCCTCCAGCCCTGCAGTCAGCCAAGTCCCCAACGCTGCCGCTGCAGCCCAGAAACTGCTGAGAACAGACAGACTTGAG GTCTGTCGGGAGTATCAAAGGGGCAACTGCTCTCGGGGGGAGAACGACTGTCGCTTCGCTCACCCCGCAGACAGCACTATGATCGACACCAACGACAACACCGTCACTGTATGCATGGACTACATCAAGGGTCGGTGCTCCCGAGAAAAGTGCAAGTACTTCCACCCGCCGGCTCACCTGCAGGCCAAAATAAAGGCTGCCCAGCACCAGGTGAACCAGGCCACAGCCGCCGCAGCCATG GGCATCGCCCCTAGTGTCATGGCTCCCCTGCCAAAGCGGGCAGCCCTGGAGAAGGCCAACGGGGCCTCTGCCGTGTTTAACACCGGCATGCTCCAGTACCAACAGGCCCTGGCCAGCATGCAGTTTCAGCAGCAGGCTGCTTTCCTCCCATCAG TTCCCATGATGCACGGTGGTACTCCAGCCACTGTGTCTGCAGCCACCACATCTGCCACAAGCGTTCCCTTCGCAACTGCCTCCACCAATCAG GACTCTTCCTTATCAAAGTTGACTTCCAACGAATACATGCAATTG ATTCCAATAATATCTGCAGATCATCTGAGTAGTCACAAGTACTTGACTCAGATGTAG
- the mbnl1 gene encoding muscleblind-like protein 1 isoform X10 — MAMNITHIRDTKWLTLEVCREFQRGTCSRSDQECKFAHPAKSCQVDNGRVIACFDSLKGRCSRENCKYLHPPPHLKTQLEINGRNNLIQQKNMAMLAQQMQLANAMMPGTQLPPMVRGHTRMNTPQLLPTPMFSVTPGLATNASAAAAAAAAFNPYLSPVSPSLMPPEILPSTPVLMASSPAVSQVPNAAAAAQKLLRTDRLEVCREYQRGNCSRGENDCRFAHPADSTMIDTNDNTVTVCMDYIKGRCSREKCKYFHPPAHLQAKIKAAQHQVNQATAAAAMTQSAVKSLKRPLDATFDLGIAPSVMAPLPKRAALEKANGASAVFNTGMLQYQQALASMQFQQQAAFLPSVPMMHGGTPATVSAATTSATSVPFATASTNQIPIISADHLSSHKYLTQM, encoded by the exons ATGGCAATGAACATAACACACATCCGTGACACAAAGTGGCTGACACTGGAAGTATGTCGGGAGTTCCAGAGGGGCACCTGCTCACGCTCCGACCAGGAGTGCAAGTTCGCTCACCCAGCCAAGAGCTGCCAGGTGGACAACGGACGGGTCATCGCTTGCTTCGACTCGCTCAAG GGCCGTTGTTCCAGGGAGAATTGCAAGTACCTGCACCCTCCTCCCCATCTAAAGACCCAACTGGAGATCAATGGCAGGAACAATCTGATCCAGCAGAAGAATATGGCCATGCTCGCCCAACAGATGCAGCTCGCCAATGCCATGATGCCTGGCACGCAGCTACCACCTATGGTGAGAGGACACACACGTATGAACACACCACAGCTACTGCCCACG CCGATGTTCTCGGTGACACCAGGCCTGGCCACCAATGCAAgcgcagcagcagctgcagctgcagcctttaATCCCTACTTAAGCCCTGTGTCACCAAGCCTGATGCCTCCAGAGATCCTGCCCAGCACCCCTGTCCTCATGGCCTCCAGCCCTGCAGTCAGCCAAGTCCCCAACGCTGCCGCTGCAGCCCAGAAACTGCTGAGAACAGACAGACTTGAG GTCTGTCGGGAGTATCAAAGGGGCAACTGCTCTCGGGGGGAGAACGACTGTCGCTTCGCTCACCCCGCAGACAGCACTATGATCGACACCAACGACAACACCGTCACTGTATGCATGGACTACATCAAGGGTCGGTGCTCCCGAGAAAAGTGCAAGTACTTCCACCCGCCGGCTCACCTGCAGGCCAAAATAAAGGCTGCCCAGCACCAGGTGAACCAGGCCACAGCCGCCGCAGCCATG ACTCAGTCGGCTGTCAAATCACTGAAGCGACCCCTCGACGCAACCTTTGACCTG GGCATCGCCCCTAGTGTCATGGCTCCCCTGCCAAAGCGGGCAGCCCTGGAGAAGGCCAACGGGGCCTCTGCCGTGTTTAACACCGGCATGCTCCAGTACCAACAGGCCCTGGCCAGCATGCAGTTTCAGCAGCAGGCTGCTTTCCTCCCATCAG TTCCCATGATGCACGGTGGTACTCCAGCCACTGTGTCTGCAGCCACCACATCTGCCACAAGCGTTCCCTTCGCAACTGCCTCCACCAATCAG ATTCCAATAATATCTGCAGATCATCTGAGTAGTCACAAGTACTTGACTCAGATGTAG
- the mbnl1 gene encoding muscleblind-like protein 1 isoform X3, with translation MAMNITHIRDTKWLTLEVCREFQRGTCSRSDQECKFAHPAKSCQVDNGRVIACFDSLKGRCSRENCKYLHPPPHLKTQLEINGRNNLIQQKNMAMLAQQMQLANAMMPGTQLPPMVRGHTRMNTPQLLPTPMFSVTPGLATNASAAAAAAAAFNPYLSPVSPSLMPPEILPSTPVLMASSPAVSQVPNAAAAAQKLLRTDRLEVCREYQRGNCSRGENDCRFAHPADSTMIDTNDNTVTVCMDYIKGRCSREKCKYFHPPAHLQAKIKAAQHQVNQATAAAAMTQSAVKSLKRPLDATFDLGIAPSVMAPLPKRAALEKANGASAVFNTGMLQYQQALASMQFQQQAAFLPSVPMMHGGTPATVSAATTSATSVPFATASTNQDSSLSKLTSNEYMQLIPIISADHLSSHKYLTQM, from the exons ATGGCAATGAACATAACACACATCCGTGACACAAAGTGGCTGACACTGGAAGTATGTCGGGAGTTCCAGAGGGGCACCTGCTCACGCTCCGACCAGGAGTGCAAGTTCGCTCACCCAGCCAAGAGCTGCCAGGTGGACAACGGACGGGTCATCGCTTGCTTCGACTCGCTCAAG GGCCGTTGTTCCAGGGAGAATTGCAAGTACCTGCACCCTCCTCCCCATCTAAAGACCCAACTGGAGATCAATGGCAGGAACAATCTGATCCAGCAGAAGAATATGGCCATGCTCGCCCAACAGATGCAGCTCGCCAATGCCATGATGCCTGGCACGCAGCTACCACCTATGGTGAGAGGACACACACGTATGAACACACCACAGCTACTGCCCACG CCGATGTTCTCGGTGACACCAGGCCTGGCCACCAATGCAAgcgcagcagcagctgcagctgcagcctttaATCCCTACTTAAGCCCTGTGTCACCAAGCCTGATGCCTCCAGAGATCCTGCCCAGCACCCCTGTCCTCATGGCCTCCAGCCCTGCAGTCAGCCAAGTCCCCAACGCTGCCGCTGCAGCCCAGAAACTGCTGAGAACAGACAGACTTGAG GTCTGTCGGGAGTATCAAAGGGGCAACTGCTCTCGGGGGGAGAACGACTGTCGCTTCGCTCACCCCGCAGACAGCACTATGATCGACACCAACGACAACACCGTCACTGTATGCATGGACTACATCAAGGGTCGGTGCTCCCGAGAAAAGTGCAAGTACTTCCACCCGCCGGCTCACCTGCAGGCCAAAATAAAGGCTGCCCAGCACCAGGTGAACCAGGCCACAGCCGCCGCAGCCATG ACTCAGTCGGCTGTCAAATCACTGAAGCGACCCCTCGACGCAACCTTTGACCTG GGCATCGCCCCTAGTGTCATGGCTCCCCTGCCAAAGCGGGCAGCCCTGGAGAAGGCCAACGGGGCCTCTGCCGTGTTTAACACCGGCATGCTCCAGTACCAACAGGCCCTGGCCAGCATGCAGTTTCAGCAGCAGGCTGCTTTCCTCCCATCAG TTCCCATGATGCACGGTGGTACTCCAGCCACTGTGTCTGCAGCCACCACATCTGCCACAAGCGTTCCCTTCGCAACTGCCTCCACCAATCAG GACTCTTCCTTATCAAAGTTGACTTCCAACGAATACATGCAATTG ATTCCAATAATATCTGCAGATCATCTGAGTAGTCACAAGTACTTGACTCAGATGTAG
- the mbnl1 gene encoding muscleblind-like protein 1 isoform X16, producing MAMNITHIRDTKWLTLEVCREFQRGTCSRSDQECKFAHPAKSCQVDNGRVIACFDSLKGRCSRENCKYLHPPPHLKTQLEINGRNNLIQQKNMAMLAQQMQLANAMMPGTQLPPMPMFSVTPGLATNASAAAAAAAAFNPYLSPVSPSLMPPEILPSTPVLMASSPAVSQVPNAAAAAQKLLRTDRLEVCREYQRGNCSRGENDCRFAHPADSTMIDTNDNTVTVCMDYIKGRCSREKCKYFHPPAHLQAKIKAAQHQVNQATAAAAMGIAPSVMAPLPKRAALEKANGASAVFNTGMLQYQQALASMQFQQQAAFLPSGSILCMTPAASVVPMMHGGTPATVSAATTSATSVPFATASTNQLTSNEYMQLIPIISADHLSSHKYLTQM from the exons ATGGCAATGAACATAACACACATCCGTGACACAAAGTGGCTGACACTGGAAGTATGTCGGGAGTTCCAGAGGGGCACCTGCTCACGCTCCGACCAGGAGTGCAAGTTCGCTCACCCAGCCAAGAGCTGCCAGGTGGACAACGGACGGGTCATCGCTTGCTTCGACTCGCTCAAG GGCCGTTGTTCCAGGGAGAATTGCAAGTACCTGCACCCTCCTCCCCATCTAAAGACCCAACTGGAGATCAATGGCAGGAACAATCTGATCCAGCAGAAGAATATGGCCATGCTCGCCCAACAGATGCAGCTCGCCAATGCCATGATGCCTGGCACGCAGCTACCACCTATG CCGATGTTCTCGGTGACACCAGGCCTGGCCACCAATGCAAgcgcagcagcagctgcagctgcagcctttaATCCCTACTTAAGCCCTGTGTCACCAAGCCTGATGCCTCCAGAGATCCTGCCCAGCACCCCTGTCCTCATGGCCTCCAGCCCTGCAGTCAGCCAAGTCCCCAACGCTGCCGCTGCAGCCCAGAAACTGCTGAGAACAGACAGACTTGAG GTCTGTCGGGAGTATCAAAGGGGCAACTGCTCTCGGGGGGAGAACGACTGTCGCTTCGCTCACCCCGCAGACAGCACTATGATCGACACCAACGACAACACCGTCACTGTATGCATGGACTACATCAAGGGTCGGTGCTCCCGAGAAAAGTGCAAGTACTTCCACCCGCCGGCTCACCTGCAGGCCAAAATAAAGGCTGCCCAGCACCAGGTGAACCAGGCCACAGCCGCCGCAGCCATG GGCATCGCCCCTAGTGTCATGGCTCCCCTGCCAAAGCGGGCAGCCCTGGAGAAGGCCAACGGGGCCTCTGCCGTGTTTAACACCGGCATGCTCCAGTACCAACAGGCCCTGGCCAGCATGCAGTTTCAGCAGCAGGCTGCTTTCCTCCCATCAG GCTCAATATTGTGCATGACACCTGCAGCCAGCGTTG TTCCCATGATGCACGGTGGTACTCCAGCCACTGTGTCTGCAGCCACCACATCTGCCACAAGCGTTCCCTTCGCAACTGCCTCCACCAATCAG TTGACTTCCAACGAATACATGCAATTG ATTCCAATAATATCTGCAGATCATCTGAGTAGTCACAAGTACTTGACTCAGATGTAG
- the mbnl1 gene encoding muscleblind-like protein 1 isoform X24, protein MAMNITHIRDTKWLTLEVCREFQRGTCSRSDQECKFAHPAKSCQVDNGRVIACFDSLKGRCSRENCKYLHPPPHLKTQLEINGRNNLIQQKNMAMLAQQMQLANAMMPGTQLPPMPMFSVTPGLATNASAAAAAAAAFNPYLSPVSPSLMPPEILPSTPVLMASSPAVSQVPNAAAAAQKLLRTDRLEVCREYQRGNCSRGENDCRFAHPADSTMIDTNDNTVTVCMDYIKGRCSREKCKYFHPPAHLQAKIKAAQHQVNQATAAAAMTQSAVKSLKRPLDATFDLGIAPSVMAPLPKRAALEKANGASAVFNTGMLQYQQALASMQFQQQAAFLPSDSNNICRSSE, encoded by the exons ATGGCAATGAACATAACACACATCCGTGACACAAAGTGGCTGACACTGGAAGTATGTCGGGAGTTCCAGAGGGGCACCTGCTCACGCTCCGACCAGGAGTGCAAGTTCGCTCACCCAGCCAAGAGCTGCCAGGTGGACAACGGACGGGTCATCGCTTGCTTCGACTCGCTCAAG GGCCGTTGTTCCAGGGAGAATTGCAAGTACCTGCACCCTCCTCCCCATCTAAAGACCCAACTGGAGATCAATGGCAGGAACAATCTGATCCAGCAGAAGAATATGGCCATGCTCGCCCAACAGATGCAGCTCGCCAATGCCATGATGCCTGGCACGCAGCTACCACCTATG CCGATGTTCTCGGTGACACCAGGCCTGGCCACCAATGCAAgcgcagcagcagctgcagctgcagcctttaATCCCTACTTAAGCCCTGTGTCACCAAGCCTGATGCCTCCAGAGATCCTGCCCAGCACCCCTGTCCTCATGGCCTCCAGCCCTGCAGTCAGCCAAGTCCCCAACGCTGCCGCTGCAGCCCAGAAACTGCTGAGAACAGACAGACTTGAG GTCTGTCGGGAGTATCAAAGGGGCAACTGCTCTCGGGGGGAGAACGACTGTCGCTTCGCTCACCCCGCAGACAGCACTATGATCGACACCAACGACAACACCGTCACTGTATGCATGGACTACATCAAGGGTCGGTGCTCCCGAGAAAAGTGCAAGTACTTCCACCCGCCGGCTCACCTGCAGGCCAAAATAAAGGCTGCCCAGCACCAGGTGAACCAGGCCACAGCCGCCGCAGCCATG ACTCAGTCGGCTGTCAAATCACTGAAGCGACCCCTCGACGCAACCTTTGACCTG GGCATCGCCCCTAGTGTCATGGCTCCCCTGCCAAAGCGGGCAGCCCTGGAGAAGGCCAACGGGGCCTCTGCCGTGTTTAACACCGGCATGCTCCAGTACCAACAGGCCCTGGCCAGCATGCAGTTTCAGCAGCAGGCTGCTTTCCTCCCATCAG ATTCCAATAATATCTGCAGATCATCTGAGTAG
- the mbnl1 gene encoding muscleblind-like protein 1 isoform X23: MAMNITHIRDTKWLTLEVCREFQRGTCSRSDQECKFAHPAKSCQVDNGRVIACFDSLKGRCSRENCKYLHPPPHLKTQLEINGRNNLIQQKNMAMLAQQMQLANAMMPGTQLPPMVRGHTRMNTPQLLPTPMFSVTPGLATNASAAAAAAAAFNPYLSPVSPSLMPPEILPSTPVLMASSPAVSQVPNAAAAAQKLLRTDRLEVCREYQRGNCSRGENDCRFAHPADSTMIDTNDNTVTVCMDYIKGRCSREKCKYFHPPAHLQAKIKAAQHQVNQATAAAAMTQSAVKSLKRPLDATFDLGIAPSVMAPLPKRAALEKANGASAVFNTGMLQYQQALASMQFQQQAAFLPSDSNNICRSSE, translated from the exons ATGGCAATGAACATAACACACATCCGTGACACAAAGTGGCTGACACTGGAAGTATGTCGGGAGTTCCAGAGGGGCACCTGCTCACGCTCCGACCAGGAGTGCAAGTTCGCTCACCCAGCCAAGAGCTGCCAGGTGGACAACGGACGGGTCATCGCTTGCTTCGACTCGCTCAAG GGCCGTTGTTCCAGGGAGAATTGCAAGTACCTGCACCCTCCTCCCCATCTAAAGACCCAACTGGAGATCAATGGCAGGAACAATCTGATCCAGCAGAAGAATATGGCCATGCTCGCCCAACAGATGCAGCTCGCCAATGCCATGATGCCTGGCACGCAGCTACCACCTATGGTGAGAGGACACACACGTATGAACACACCACAGCTACTGCCCACG CCGATGTTCTCGGTGACACCAGGCCTGGCCACCAATGCAAgcgcagcagcagctgcagctgcagcctttaATCCCTACTTAAGCCCTGTGTCACCAAGCCTGATGCCTCCAGAGATCCTGCCCAGCACCCCTGTCCTCATGGCCTCCAGCCCTGCAGTCAGCCAAGTCCCCAACGCTGCCGCTGCAGCCCAGAAACTGCTGAGAACAGACAGACTTGAG GTCTGTCGGGAGTATCAAAGGGGCAACTGCTCTCGGGGGGAGAACGACTGTCGCTTCGCTCACCCCGCAGACAGCACTATGATCGACACCAACGACAACACCGTCACTGTATGCATGGACTACATCAAGGGTCGGTGCTCCCGAGAAAAGTGCAAGTACTTCCACCCGCCGGCTCACCTGCAGGCCAAAATAAAGGCTGCCCAGCACCAGGTGAACCAGGCCACAGCCGCCGCAGCCATG ACTCAGTCGGCTGTCAAATCACTGAAGCGACCCCTCGACGCAACCTTTGACCTG GGCATCGCCCCTAGTGTCATGGCTCCCCTGCCAAAGCGGGCAGCCCTGGAGAAGGCCAACGGGGCCTCTGCCGTGTTTAACACCGGCATGCTCCAGTACCAACAGGCCCTGGCCAGCATGCAGTTTCAGCAGCAGGCTGCTTTCCTCCCATCAG ATTCCAATAATATCTGCAGATCATCTGAGTAG